In the Candidatus Aegiribacteria sp. genome, CAGAGCTGTAAAAGATGTTCTTCAAAAAGTTCATGGCGCGTACGGCATAGCAGTACTATCCGCTGATGAACCGGATACCCTTGTTGCTGCCCGTTACGGAAGTCCTCTTGTAGCTGGAGTAGGCGATGACGAGTATTTCGTTGCAAGCGATATAGCAGCTATTGTTTCACATACCAGAGACGTTGTTTACCTTGAGGAGGGCGAGGTTATAGAAGTCAGCCTCAAAGGAATTCAATCGGATAACGGCCACCCATCCCTAATTCGAGAACGTATTGAATATGTGGATTGGGATATCACAGATATCGAAAAGGATGGTTACCCTCATTTCATGCTGAAGGAGATTTACAGTCAGCCTGAATCACTTACGAACGCTTTCAGGGGCAGGCTGGATCTTGTCCAGGGAACAGCTCACCTTGGAGGTCTCCAGATGTCCGAAGAGGACATGAGGTCCATAAGCAGGATAGTAATAACCGCCTGCGGAACCTCATGGCATGCTGCATCCATAGGCAAGTACCTTATCGAGTCCTATTCAAGAATACCTGTTCAGGTGGAATACGCTTCCGAATTCAGATACAGAGACCCGGTGCTGCCTCCGGATACGTTGATGATTGTAATAAGCCAGAGTGGTGAAACCGCTGATACCATTGCAGCCCTGAAACTGGCTAAAGAGAAGAAATGCCGTACTCTTGGAATAGTCAACGTGATTGGTTCAACCATCGCCCGTGAAACGGATGCCGGTGTTTATATCCATGCAGGCCCCGAGATCGGAGTTGCTTCAACGAAAGCCTTCACTTCACAGGTAATGGCTCTTACCCTTATTGCCCTTGCGTTTGGAAGAGCCAGACAGATTCTCGACCGTAATCAGGGCCTTGAACTGGCACATGAGATAATGGCCATACCTGACAAGGTCAGGAAGATTCTTGAGAATTCCAGCAGTATAGCGGAAATAGCCAGAGAATTCACTTACGTAAGGAATTTCCTGTACCTTGGCAGGGGAGTGAACTTCCCTGTGGCCCTCGAAGGCGCCCTCAAACTCAAGGAAATATCCTACATTCATGCGGAGGGTTATCCTGCGGCGGAGATGAAACATGGACCCATAGCCCTTATAGATGAAATGATGCCCATAGCGGTGATTGCGGTTAAGGGTGCGGCCTATGACAAGGTTATTTCC is a window encoding:
- the glmS gene encoding glutamine--fructose-6-phosphate transaminase (isomerizing); this encodes MCGIVGYVGNRPAREILLAGLKRLEYRGYDSAGYALQNKGNLFVKKREGRVSDLEKIDPGEADSSTVGIAHTRWATHGEPSYANAHPHIDMTGKIAVVHNGIIENFKVLRQELIDSGVSFESETDSEVLPKLISQEVAKGKKLFRAVKDVLQKVHGAYGIAVLSADEPDTLVAARYGSPLVAGVGDDEYFVASDIAAIVSHTRDVVYLEEGEVIEVSLKGIQSDNGHPSLIRERIEYVDWDITDIEKDGYPHFMLKEIYSQPESLTNAFRGRLDLVQGTAHLGGLQMSEEDMRSISRIVITACGTSWHAASIGKYLIESYSRIPVQVEYASEFRYRDPVLPPDTLMIVISQSGETADTIAALKLAKEKKCRTLGIVNVIGSTIARETDAGVYIHAGPEIGVASTKAFTSQVMALTLIALAFGRARQILDRNQGLELAHEIMAIPDKVRKILENSSSIAEIAREFTYVRNFLYLGRGVNFPVALEGALKLKEISYIHAEGYPAAEMKHGPIALIDEMMPIAVIAVKGAAYDKVISNIQEVKARHGRVLAIATEGDTDIESVSDWIIRVPETSDMLVPLLSVIPLQLLSYHIAVARGCDVDKPRNLAKSVTVE